A single window of Granulicella mallensis MP5ACTX8 DNA harbors:
- the ypfJ gene encoding KPN_02809 family neutral zinc metallopeptidase yields MEWTPGGMSSDIEDRRDDSGGGGGGGGFGFGGGGGGIGIVGFLILLVISLVTGRNFLGSFLHGGGGGMPPTQQMQPTQSVAPQTREAGDRDAHLISFVLDDVQKTWTGIFQKEGKPYRHAKLVLFRGPTYSGCGTAKAATGPFYCPADEKVYIDLGFWNDLKRFGGSTAEFAQSYVIAHELGHHIQKLLGTEAKVQRLTQQEPSQRGHLSVDTELQADCYAGVWAHSAQQRGIVQNGDIAAALSAAAAVGDDHLQKMSGRAVSPESWTHGSSAQREKWFNAGLSSGDPASCNTFGGGASE; encoded by the coding sequence ATGGAGTGGACGCCGGGAGGAATGAGCAGCGATATTGAGGACCGCCGGGACGATTCGGGGGGCGGCGGAGGCGGTGGTGGGTTTGGCTTTGGAGGCGGCGGTGGAGGGATCGGAATCGTCGGTTTCCTCATCCTGCTGGTGATAAGTCTGGTGACCGGCCGCAACTTCCTGGGATCGTTTCTGCATGGAGGCGGAGGCGGTATGCCACCGACACAGCAGATGCAGCCGACGCAGTCTGTGGCGCCGCAGACGCGGGAGGCGGGAGATCGTGACGCCCATCTGATCTCCTTTGTGCTCGACGATGTCCAGAAGACATGGACGGGGATCTTCCAGAAGGAAGGGAAGCCGTATCGGCATGCGAAGCTGGTGCTCTTTCGCGGACCGACCTACTCCGGCTGTGGGACGGCGAAGGCTGCGACTGGGCCCTTTTACTGCCCGGCGGACGAGAAGGTTTATATCGACCTCGGCTTCTGGAACGACCTGAAGCGTTTTGGCGGAAGCACGGCGGAGTTTGCGCAATCGTATGTGATCGCGCATGAACTTGGACATCACATTCAGAAGCTGCTGGGAACAGAGGCCAAGGTGCAGCGTCTTACGCAGCAGGAGCCGAGCCAGCGGGGACATCTTTCGGTGGACACGGAGCTGCAGGCGGACTGCTACGCGGGAGTCTGGGCGCACTCGGCGCAGCAGCGTGGGATTGTGCAGAACGGTGATATTGCAGCAGCTCTAAGTGCGGCTGCTGCGGTGGGTGACGACCATCTGCAGAAGATGAGCGGACGCGCGGTGAGCCCGGAGAGCTGGACGCATGGATCGAGCGCACAGCGAGAGAAGTGGTTCAATGCCGGGCTGAGCAGTGGTGATCCGGCTAGCTGCAATACGTTTGGCGGCGGGGCTTCGGAGTAA
- a CDS encoding DUF3311 domain-containing protein — translation MSLPTPQKAKRTAWWVVVLLALPYLGLCFPKLYARATPTLFGFPFFYWYQFAWVVLTSFLLYLVYRQLKSR, via the coding sequence ATGTCCCTTCCCACCCCGCAAAAGGCTAAACGCACCGCCTGGTGGGTCGTCGTATTGCTGGCGCTCCCCTACCTCGGACTCTGCTTTCCGAAGCTCTATGCCCGCGCCACGCCCACGCTCTTCGGCTTTCCGTTCTTCTACTGGTACCAGTTCGCGTGGGTTGTGCTGACGTCTTTCCTGCTCTATCTCGTCTACCGTCAACTCAAGTCACGCTAG
- a CDS encoding ArnT family glycosyltransferase gives MTYTTPDTIIVRPADPTLREALRLAAIFAAIKLLLHFALTLWTQHLGYSYFRDEFYYIVCGRHLAWGYVDQGPIVAVQARLGELLFGDSLFAIRILSALAGAVAVFLTGLLTWALGGRRSAQGLAMLGILVAPCYLAIDSFLSMNSFEPMFWVTCILAIVMMLRGHSQRTWWIVLGISAGLGLLNKPSMVFILVSLGLGLLLTPQRRLLFTWQAALGIVLMFVIVAPNVLWQAHYHWPLLEFLHNGKVGHKTPILGPLAFFGTQITTMHPLTVFLWIPGLIALLKSRSLPNCRWLGFAAVLFFALLLLMHAKDYYVVPIYPALFAAGAIAWERYFASRSFRSPLAIPLYETLLLITGILILPMAIPVLAPDTWIRYTTAMHLHADKLESAETGPLPQLYADRFGWQQEADAMVRAYRSLSPTDQKNVCLFGNNYGEAGAIDFLGKQEEPNLPPAISPHNNYWMWGPHGCTGQLLIAVSDATPEQLTHKFEDVTIVEHMDNPFAMPFEHKTVYLLRNRKPGVPPFDWAAMKFYF, from the coding sequence ATGACCTATACAACGCCCGATACAATCATCGTCCGCCCAGCCGACCCCACACTCCGTGAAGCCCTACGCCTTGCAGCAATCTTTGCTGCCATCAAGCTGCTGCTCCATTTTGCGTTGACCCTATGGACACAGCACCTCGGCTACAGCTACTTTCGCGATGAGTTCTACTACATCGTCTGTGGCCGGCATCTTGCCTGGGGCTATGTCGATCAAGGCCCTATCGTCGCGGTACAGGCCCGGCTGGGAGAGCTCCTCTTCGGAGACTCACTCTTTGCCATCCGCATCCTTTCGGCACTGGCGGGTGCGGTCGCCGTCTTTCTCACAGGCCTGCTCACCTGGGCGCTCGGCGGACGACGTTCCGCCCAGGGCCTCGCAATGCTCGGCATCCTCGTCGCGCCGTGCTACCTCGCCATCGACAGCTTCCTCTCCATGAACTCGTTCGAGCCGATGTTCTGGGTCACCTGCATTCTCGCCATCGTGATGATGCTGCGGGGACATTCGCAGCGTACCTGGTGGATCGTGCTCGGCATCTCCGCGGGCCTCGGCTTGCTCAACAAGCCTTCCATGGTCTTCATCCTTGTCTCACTCGGCCTTGGACTGCTCTTAACTCCGCAGCGCCGTCTCCTCTTCACATGGCAGGCCGCGCTCGGCATCGTCCTCATGTTCGTGATCGTGGCCCCCAATGTTCTCTGGCAGGCCCACTATCACTGGCCTCTCCTGGAGTTCCTTCACAACGGTAAAGTTGGACACAAAACTCCCATCCTCGGGCCGCTCGCCTTCTTCGGAACCCAGATCACGACCATGCACCCGCTTACGGTCTTCCTTTGGATTCCCGGCCTCATCGCCCTGCTAAAAAGTCGATCTCTCCCCAACTGCCGCTGGCTCGGCTTCGCCGCAGTCCTCTTTTTTGCCTTGCTCCTGCTCATGCACGCCAAGGACTATTACGTCGTGCCGATCTATCCCGCTCTGTTTGCAGCAGGAGCCATCGCATGGGAGCGCTACTTTGCATCCCGGAGCTTTCGATCTCCGCTCGCCATTCCTCTCTACGAAACCTTACTGCTGATCACCGGCATTCTTATCCTGCCTATGGCGATTCCCGTCCTTGCACCCGACACATGGATTCGCTACACCACGGCAATGCACCTCCACGCCGACAAATTGGAGAGCGCCGAGACCGGCCCGCTGCCCCAGCTGTATGCAGATCGCTTCGGCTGGCAGCAGGAGGCCGATGCCATGGTGCGAGCCTATCGCTCCCTCTCCCCCACGGATCAAAAGAACGTCTGCCTCTTCGGCAACAACTACGGTGAAGCCGGGGCCATTGATTTTCTCGGCAAGCAGGAAGAACCAAATCTACCCCCTGCCATCAGCCCCCATAACAATTACTGGATGTGGGGCCCGCATGGCTGCACGGGACAGCTGCTCATTGCCGTCAGCGACGCTACACCCGAGCAACTGACGCATAAATTCGAGGACGTCACAATCGTCGAACACATGGATAACCCTTTCGCCATGCCCTTCGAACACAAGACCGTCTATCTCCTCCGCAACAGGAAGCCAGGCGTTCCTCCCTTTGATTGGGCAGCGATGAAGTTCTATTTCTAG
- a CDS encoding N-acetylmuramoyl-L-alanine amidase family protein, whose product MNLAQKSTICLLALATLPCLAQTAAPPAQAPPAPKQPTSTAKPLAPLPPSPFNRTTILLDPAHGGADSGSRISDTLLEKDITLSLAFKLRSLLAARGFTVVMTRDSDAATQADTPTPLTLDDRAGIANRAHPVACLLLHATAAGRGVHLYRSELDPIPYEVNETPWLTAQAAWVTQSQNLQKQLGMALTRAHVPLVFSRASVRPVDSFACPALVVELAPKGSDNSTLTDDSYQQQVARAIAAALVFWQNQAQPPQRLPAVQTPATAPETGAQP is encoded by the coding sequence TTGAACCTCGCTCAAAAATCGACAATCTGCCTCCTGGCACTCGCGACACTCCCCTGCCTGGCGCAGACAGCGGCCCCACCTGCGCAGGCCCCGCCCGCCCCCAAGCAACCAACGAGCACCGCGAAGCCCCTGGCCCCACTTCCTCCCAGTCCGTTCAACCGCACCACCATCCTTCTCGACCCGGCGCACGGAGGGGCGGACAGCGGCTCTCGCATCAGCGACACCCTTCTCGAAAAGGACATCACGCTGTCTCTCGCGTTCAAGCTGCGGTCCCTGCTCGCCGCCCGCGGCTTTACCGTCGTCATGACCCGGGACAGCGACGCCGCCACCCAGGCCGACACCCCCACGCCCCTCACGCTCGACGACCGCGCCGGGATCGCCAACCGTGCCCATCCGGTGGCCTGCCTGCTGCTGCACGCAACCGCCGCAGGCCGTGGAGTCCACCTTTACCGTTCGGAGCTCGACCCCATTCCTTATGAGGTCAATGAAACTCCGTGGCTGACCGCGCAGGCTGCCTGGGTCACGCAGAGCCAGAATCTGCAAAAGCAGTTGGGGATGGCACTCACCCGGGCCCACGTACCGCTGGTCTTCAGCCGCGCCTCCGTGCGCCCGGTCGATTCCTTCGCCTGCCCCGCGCTCGTCGTAGAACTCGCCCCGAAAGGCAGCGATAACTCCACGCTCACGGACGACAGCTACCAGCAGCAGGTAGCCCGAGCCATCGCCGCGGCCCTGGTCTTCTGGCAGAACCAGGCACAGCCGCCACAGCGGCTGCCGGCAGTGCAAACTCCCGCAACAGCCCCGGAGACAGGAGCGCAGCCATGA
- the uvrC gene encoding excinuclease ABC subunit UvrC, with translation MDLFEKIRTLPTGAGCYLYKNAEGEVIYVGKAKNLRARVRSYFLEANQLASAKTGSLMREAVDIEYILVANEREALALENNLIKQRKPRFNILLRDDKTYPYIKLTLTDRHPKVFVTRKLRKDGSAYFGPYFPGNLAHRLVDVIHRSFLIPSCKVDLNRYHPRACLQYYIKRCLGPCVEGFVSTEEYRQAIRDVQLFLEGKPSELEARLTERMTAAAENMQFELAARLRDQLITVSQAQDRQRIASTDDEDADVFGFHFENDMLAVNLFHMRAGKIVDRRDLFWEDLPELDLPASLRSEEVEPELEPDPSVPAPEITEDNSITEEHSIVASPFEADQPHGEVIAEACDEPTLATRYSQLAAGSPSQSTFSPAAFFSALLKQLYLDQGYVPKHIYVPVDFPDRVLLAEILRERTGHKIEIAAPQRGDKRSLVDLVCQNAKQSYDQRFRVLQPSIKNMQEALQEALTLAEPPERIECFDISHIQGAETVASMVVWEKGVMKKADYRKFQVKTVTGVDDFASMREIIHRRYKRLNENKEPLPSLILIDGGLGQLHAAAQALTEIGLTTQPLASIAKREEIIYVHGQEDDPVVLDRRSPVLHVIQKIRDESHRFAVTYHRKRRQMRDRTSELDDIPGVGTITRQRLLEHFGSVRALKQAAEKNPDALLSVVNKATAEKIRQFFTEERELEAGTEKLTQISTNS, from the coding sequence ATGGACCTCTTCGAAAAAATCCGGACGCTGCCCACCGGCGCGGGCTGCTATCTCTACAAGAACGCCGAAGGCGAGGTCATCTACGTCGGCAAGGCGAAGAACCTGCGCGCCCGGGTGCGCAGCTACTTCCTCGAGGCCAACCAACTCGCCAGCGCCAAGACCGGCTCGCTCATGCGCGAAGCCGTGGACATCGAATACATCCTCGTCGCCAACGAGCGCGAGGCCCTGGCCCTCGAAAACAACCTCATCAAGCAGCGCAAGCCACGCTTCAACATCCTGCTGCGCGACGACAAGACCTACCCCTACATCAAGCTGACGCTCACCGACCGCCACCCCAAGGTCTTCGTCACGCGCAAGCTCCGCAAAGACGGCTCCGCCTACTTCGGCCCCTACTTTCCCGGCAACCTCGCCCACCGGCTCGTCGACGTCATCCATCGCAGCTTCCTCATCCCGAGCTGCAAAGTCGATCTCAACCGCTATCATCCGCGCGCCTGCCTGCAGTACTACATCAAGCGCTGCCTCGGCCCCTGTGTCGAAGGCTTCGTCTCCACCGAGGAGTACCGGCAGGCCATCCGCGACGTACAGCTCTTCCTCGAAGGCAAGCCCAGCGAGCTCGAAGCCCGCCTGACCGAGCGCATGACCGCCGCCGCCGAAAACATGCAGTTCGAGCTCGCCGCACGGCTGCGCGACCAGCTCATCACCGTCAGCCAGGCCCAGGACCGCCAGCGCATCGCCTCCACCGACGACGAGGACGCCGACGTCTTCGGCTTCCACTTCGAAAACGACATGCTCGCCGTCAACCTCTTCCACATGCGCGCAGGCAAGATCGTCGACCGCCGTGATCTCTTCTGGGAAGACCTGCCGGAGCTCGATCTTCCCGCCTCTCTTCGCAGCGAAGAAGTGGAGCCTGAACTCGAACCCGATCCCTCCGTACCAGCACCAGAGATCACCGAAGACAACTCCATCACCGAAGAGCACTCGATCGTCGCCTCTCCCTTTGAAGCCGACCAGCCACATGGCGAAGTCATCGCCGAAGCCTGCGACGAACCCACACTCGCAACTCGCTACTCGCAACTCGCTGCTGGAAGCCCCTCTCAAAGCACCTTCTCCCCAGCCGCCTTTTTCTCCGCGCTGCTCAAACAGCTCTACCTCGACCAGGGCTACGTCCCCAAACACATCTACGTCCCGGTAGACTTCCCAGACCGCGTCCTGCTCGCCGAGATCCTCCGCGAGCGCACCGGGCACAAAATCGAGATTGCCGCACCGCAGCGTGGAGACAAGCGCTCCCTGGTCGATCTCGTCTGCCAGAACGCAAAGCAGTCCTACGACCAGCGCTTCCGCGTCCTGCAGCCGAGCATCAAGAACATGCAGGAGGCCCTGCAGGAAGCCCTCACCCTGGCCGAGCCCCCCGAGCGCATCGAGTGCTTCGACATCTCGCACATCCAGGGTGCAGAGACCGTCGCTTCCATGGTCGTCTGGGAAAAGGGCGTGATGAAGAAGGCGGACTACCGCAAGTTCCAGGTCAAGACCGTCACCGGTGTCGATGACTTCGCCTCCATGCGCGAGATCATCCACCGCCGCTACAAACGGCTGAACGAAAACAAGGAACCTCTCCCCTCCCTCATCCTGATCGACGGCGGCCTGGGCCAACTACACGCCGCCGCGCAGGCTCTCACCGAGATCGGCCTCACCACGCAGCCCCTCGCCTCCATCGCCAAGCGCGAAGAGATCATCTACGTCCACGGCCAGGAAGACGACCCCGTCGTCCTGGATCGCCGCAGCCCCGTGCTGCACGTCATTCAGAAGATCCGCGACGAGAGCCACCGCTTCGCGGTCACCTATCACCGCAAGCGCCGCCAGATGCGCGACCGTACCAGCGAACTCGACGATATCCCCGGCGTAGGCACGATCACCCGCCAGCGCCTGCTGGAACACTTCGGCTCTGTCCGTGCACTCAAGCAGGCCGCCGAAAAAAATCCCGATGCATTGCTGTCCGTAGTCAATAAGGCGACTGCAGAAAAGATCAGACAGTTCTTTACCGAAGAAAGAGAGCTTGAGGCCGGCACGGAGAAGCTGACCCAGATTTCAACGAACTCTTAG
- a CDS encoding GerMN domain-containing protein gives MISRHQRIVFWSLVGCILAMGALLFGERQHARDRIVALADATPLDAPYSTTESVTLDLANDADGSITATTRPIALPGEVTARARALLEHLVAEYSLPGSSHPLQSGVAVDDVFLLPLPLVGRSANSSALIASTDPNALQPQTPGGELAVINLRSTFVNAHPSGVEVESLTLLSIIGTLHTNLPQIEQIRFLVDGQPRETLAGHADLLRTYPSRDTTVQAQPTTEP, from the coding sequence ATGATCTCCCGCCACCAGCGCATCGTCTTCTGGAGCCTCGTCGGCTGCATCCTCGCCATGGGAGCCCTGCTCTTCGGCGAACGGCAGCATGCCCGCGACCGTATCGTCGCGCTCGCTGACGCCACGCCTCTCGATGCCCCCTACTCCACCACCGAGTCCGTCACGCTCGACCTGGCCAACGATGCCGACGGCTCCATCACCGCAACCACACGGCCCATTGCCCTGCCCGGCGAGGTGACCGCACGAGCCCGCGCGCTGCTGGAGCACCTCGTCGCCGAATATTCTCTGCCCGGCTCGTCTCACCCGCTGCAATCAGGGGTAGCCGTCGACGACGTCTTTCTCCTGCCCCTGCCCCTCGTCGGTCGTTCGGCAAACTCCTCGGCCCTGATCGCCTCTACCGATCCGAACGCCCTGCAGCCGCAGACCCCCGGCGGCGAACTCGCCGTCATCAACCTGCGCAGCACCTTCGTCAACGCGCATCCCTCCGGCGTCGAGGTTGAATCTCTGACCCTGCTCTCCATCATCGGGACCCTGCACACCAACCTCCCGCAGATCGAGCAGATCCGCTTCCTGGTCGATGGCCAGCCGCGCGAGACACTCGCCGGCCACGCCGACCTGCTGCGCACCTATCCGTCCAGGGACACCACGGTGCAGGCCCAACCCACCACCGAACCCTGA
- a CDS encoding APC family permease: protein MTSEAATAPSATELPRVLTATHATAIVVGIIIGSGIFLVPREMMAAVGSSRMVYTVWIAGGLLSLFGAMSYAEVAAMKPRVGGEYAFLRDAYGDLTAFLYTWTWTLIAKPASIATISAGLMRVLGTFSLFAFLPRPAFAHLLWSQVFAIAATWLITLLNIVSTRNSANVQTALTWLKVLMIVVIAGFCFASLQHGSWHNYTTTFRGARGGFSGFMIALIAALWAYDGWSDVSQMAGEVKQPQRSLPLALVGGVAIVGGLYMLANAAIQYVLPAAAIALSDRPAADALRLVAGNAGAALVSIGMAVSICATFVGSSLSGARVPFAAARDGLFPSPLAAIHPRFRTPAASLMLQAVLSSLLLLAVGRFQALFSLAIFSEWLFYALTAATVFVFRHREPDTPRPYRVTGYPVVPALFILAAAVLLVFSFIDQPFNSIAGAAVILCGIPVHLFFQRRK from the coding sequence ATGACCTCCGAGGCCGCAACAGCCCCTTCGGCGACCGAACTCCCGCGAGTCCTCACCGCCACACACGCCACAGCGATCGTCGTCGGCATCATCATCGGCTCGGGCATCTTCCTGGTCCCACGCGAGATGATGGCCGCCGTCGGTAGTTCGCGCATGGTCTATACCGTGTGGATCGCCGGAGGTCTGCTCTCCCTCTTCGGCGCCATGAGCTACGCCGAAGTCGCCGCGATGAAGCCCCGCGTCGGCGGTGAGTACGCCTTCTTGCGCGATGCCTATGGAGACCTCACCGCGTTCCTCTACACCTGGACCTGGACGCTCATCGCCAAACCCGCATCGATCGCTACGATCTCAGCTGGACTGATGCGTGTGCTCGGAACCTTCTCTCTCTTCGCGTTCCTCCCACGTCCCGCCTTCGCGCATCTCCTCTGGAGCCAGGTCTTCGCCATCGCCGCAACCTGGCTGATCACCTTGCTCAACATCGTCAGTACCCGCAACTCCGCAAACGTGCAGACAGCGCTCACCTGGCTTAAGGTGCTGATGATCGTCGTCATCGCAGGCTTCTGTTTCGCGAGCCTCCAGCATGGCTCATGGCATAACTACACAACGACCTTCCGCGGTGCACGCGGTGGCTTCAGCGGCTTCATGATCGCGCTCATCGCCGCGCTCTGGGCCTACGACGGCTGGTCCGATGTCTCGCAGATGGCCGGCGAGGTAAAGCAGCCCCAACGTTCCCTGCCACTGGCCCTGGTCGGCGGTGTAGCCATCGTGGGCGGCCTTTATATGCTCGCCAACGCAGCCATTCAGTACGTCCTTCCTGCAGCAGCTATCGCCCTCTCCGACCGACCTGCAGCCGATGCTCTCCGCCTGGTGGCCGGCAACGCCGGAGCCGCACTGGTCTCCATCGGAATGGCCGTCAGCATCTGCGCAACGTTCGTCGGAAGCTCACTCTCAGGCGCACGCGTCCCCTTCGCCGCAGCGCGCGATGGCCTCTTCCCCAGTCCCCTGGCAGCCATTCATCCACGCTTCCGTACCCCCGCCGCCAGCCTCATGCTGCAGGCTGTTCTGAGCTCTCTTCTGCTGCTCGCCGTCGGCAGATTTCAAGCACTGTTCTCGCTGGCGATCTTCTCCGAGTGGCTCTTCTACGCGCTCACCGCGGCCACGGTCTTCGTCTTTCGCCATCGCGAACCCGATACACCGCGGCCCTATCGCGTTACAGGCTATCCTGTTGTTCCGGCGTTATTTATCCTTGCAGCAGCCGTCCTGCTGGTCTTCAGCTTCATCGACCAGCCATTCAACTCCATCGCCGGAGCCGCCGTGATCCTCTGCGGCATCCCGGTGCACCTCTTCTTTCAACGCCGCAAATAA
- the bla gene encoding class A beta-lactamase translates to MRPLSFLVLFTLTAPLIAQAPLHQQLATIAKDAHGQVFVACSLPGVALDCNLNPHGHPPMQSTFKLPLAVALLQQVERGKLKLDQPIRFLPSDRYPGTYSPLQDAHPEANVDVPLHDLLQLSVGESDNTATDILLRLIGGPQAVQESMNKLALPAIHVRDSERGLHDDFQAQYRNDAEPAAMVTLLRMLADHSPLSAEHTALLNRWMTESSTGPHRIKGLLPAGTPVAHKTGTSGEHNGLAPATNDVGLITLPNGQRLALAIFVTDAHADETTRDAVIARIAKAIYDSALASR, encoded by the coding sequence ATGCGCCCGCTATCGTTCCTTGTCCTCTTCACACTCACCGCTCCCCTCATCGCACAGGCACCCCTCCACCAGCAGCTTGCAACGATAGCCAAGGACGCACACGGACAAGTCTTCGTCGCCTGTTCGCTTCCCGGCGTCGCACTCGATTGCAATCTCAACCCGCACGGCCACCCACCGATGCAGTCGACCTTCAAGCTGCCCCTCGCCGTCGCGCTCCTGCAACAAGTGGAGCGCGGCAAACTCAAGCTCGATCAGCCGATTCGCTTCCTTCCCTCGGACCGCTATCCCGGCACCTACAGCCCGCTGCAGGACGCGCATCCCGAGGCCAACGTCGATGTTCCGCTACACGACCTGCTGCAACTCTCCGTCGGAGAATCCGACAACACCGCCACCGACATCCTTCTCCGCCTCATCGGCGGCCCGCAGGCAGTACAGGAGTCGATGAACAAGCTCGCCCTGCCAGCCATCCATGTTCGCGACAGCGAGCGCGGTCTGCACGACGACTTCCAGGCACAATATCGCAACGACGCAGAGCCCGCCGCGATGGTCACCCTCCTGCGCATGCTGGCGGACCACTCGCCCCTCAGCGCGGAGCACACCGCGTTGCTCAACCGTTGGATGACCGAATCCTCAACCGGCCCTCACCGCATCAAGGGACTGCTGCCGGCCGGAACGCCGGTCGCGCACAAGACCGGAACCTCCGGCGAGCACAACGGCCTCGCGCCAGCGACCAACGATGTAGGACTTATCACGCTGCCCAACGGCCAGCGTCTTGCCCTCGCCATCTTTGTCACCGATGCCCACGCCGACGAGACCACGCGCGACGCCGTCATCGCACGCATCGCCAAGGCCATCTACGACAGTGCCCTCGCAAGTCGCTGA
- the rsmA gene encoding 16S rRNA (adenine(1518)-N(6)/adenine(1519)-N(6))-dimethyltransferase RsmA translates to MSKKPKLGQNFLVDESACLRISESLGDTRARTVVEIGPGHGAITDLLAPRCALLHCIEFDPALARELAFRFRNDPHVTIHNADILQTDLSQLESQNSNLEAESSSLNPSSLLAEPTPSPAATLDVIGNLPYYITSDILLHLFVAARKGILARAVLMMQREVAERIASAPGSSDYGALSAFTQLHAHVTNLFTLPPEAFSPPPDVYSTVLRLDFAPRFTELGVEPEGFNSFLRSTFAQKRKTLANNLRVAGYSSAQLTSVWPTSIPAQARSEAVPLEAMAELYRALSTNASNSSEL, encoded by the coding sequence ATGTCTAAGAAACCCAAACTAGGCCAGAACTTCCTCGTCGACGAAAGCGCCTGCCTCCGCATCTCAGAATCGCTCGGAGACACCCGCGCCCGCACCGTTGTCGAGATCGGCCCCGGCCACGGAGCCATCACCGACCTGCTCGCTCCGCGCTGCGCCCTTCTTCACTGCATCGAGTTCGACCCCGCACTCGCCCGCGAGCTGGCATTCCGCTTCCGCAACGACCCGCACGTCACCATCCACAACGCCGACATCCTGCAAACCGACCTCTCGCAACTCGAATCTCAAAACTCGAATCTCGAAGCCGAGTCCTCTTCGCTAAACCCCTCATCGCTCTTAGCTGAACCAACCCCTTCTCCAGCCGCCACTCTAGACGTCATCGGCAACCTCCCCTACTACATCACCTCGGACATCCTGCTGCACCTCTTCGTCGCGGCCCGCAAAGGCATCCTGGCCCGCGCCGTGTTGATGATGCAGCGCGAGGTCGCAGAACGCATCGCCTCCGCACCCGGCTCCAGCGACTACGGCGCACTCTCCGCCTTCACCCAGCTCCACGCCCACGTGACGAATCTCTTCACGCTGCCGCCGGAGGCTTTCTCTCCGCCACCGGACGTCTACTCCACCGTCCTGCGCCTGGACTTCGCCCCACGCTTCACGGAACTGGGCGTCGAACCCGAAGGCTTCAACAGCTTCCTGCGCTCCACCTTCGCGCAAAAGCGCAAGACACTCGCCAACAATCTGCGTGTCGCCGGATACAGTTCCGCGCAACTCACGTCAGTCTGGCCCACAAGCATTCCAGCGCAAGCCCGCTCTGAAGCGGTCCCATTGGAAGCGATGGCCGAGCTGTATCGGGCACTTTCAACGAATGCATCGAACAGCTCTGAGCTCTGA
- the ruvC gene encoding crossover junction endodeoxyribonuclease RuvC: MRVFGVDCGTEFTGYGVVEVDDSARTPKLRYLCAGAVKLSKKDSTAMRLAQVYSELIALMQLWQPEMVAIEEVFFSANAKSALKLGQVRGVAMLAAANCGLTVAEYAPLSIKSSVVGYGLAAKEQVQFMVARLLELDEAPKPADAADALAIAICHIHHAQTAEMVRR; encoded by the coding sequence ATGCGGGTGTTCGGCGTCGATTGTGGAACGGAGTTTACGGGCTATGGTGTCGTCGAGGTCGATGACTCGGCACGCACGCCAAAACTGCGATATCTGTGCGCGGGCGCGGTGAAGCTGAGCAAGAAGGACTCGACGGCGATGCGGCTCGCGCAGGTGTACTCCGAGTTGATCGCGTTGATGCAGCTCTGGCAGCCGGAGATGGTGGCGATTGAGGAAGTCTTTTTTTCTGCCAATGCGAAGAGCGCGCTGAAGCTCGGCCAGGTGCGCGGGGTGGCCATGCTGGCAGCCGCGAACTGTGGGCTGACGGTGGCGGAGTACGCTCCGCTATCGATCAAGAGCTCGGTGGTGGGCTATGGGCTGGCGGCCAAGGAGCAGGTGCAGTTCATGGTGGCGCGGTTATTGGAACTCGATGAGGCTCCGAAGCCCGCGGATGCGGCGGATGCGCTGGCGATTGCGATCTGTCATATCCATCATGCGCAGACGGCGGAGATGGTGCGGCGGTAA
- a CDS encoding type II toxin-antitoxin system VapC family toxin has product MSRVFWDAMLFIYLVENHPQYFKRCRYLLQRSFERGDKLYTSHLALGEVLAGAEKSPFPSKSKAIQAVAEEMGFTGLPFDAGAVPTFADLRAKRKLKIADSIHLACAASAGMDLFLTGDAQLAGIHVPGIQFVAAFQTTML; this is encoded by the coding sequence ATGAGCCGCGTATTCTGGGACGCCATGTTGTTTATTTATCTCGTTGAGAACCACCCTCAGTACTTCAAACGATGCAGGTATTTATTGCAGCGTTCCTTTGAGCGAGGCGACAAGCTTTATACAAGCCATCTTGCCTTGGGTGAGGTGCTCGCCGGTGCGGAGAAATCGCCATTTCCGTCGAAGAGCAAAGCTATTCAAGCCGTCGCAGAAGAGATGGGTTTCACTGGATTGCCTTTTGATGCCGGTGCCGTGCCTACTTTTGCTGATTTACGTGCAAAACGAAAGTTAAAGATTGCTGATTCGATTCACTTGGCTTGTGCCGCATCCGCAGGGATGGATTTATTTCTGACCGGTGATGCGCAGTTAGCTGGAATCCATGTGCCAGGAATACAGTTCGTTGCAGCCTTTCAGACCACAATGCTCTAA